One segment of Bacillus alkalisoli DNA contains the following:
- a CDS encoding YtxH domain-containing protein produces MNKRSKMVDGMLIGALVGAAISLLDKETREHFLLNSKKVGSKMKYVVQHPNEVVQSVKANMENVRNTVDDVSRDLDFLRDKMNELRETTPKILDIVSETKEVVGKHIDKDKKEL; encoded by the coding sequence ATGAACAAACGAAGTAAAATGGTGGATGGCATGCTAATTGGTGCTTTGGTAGGTGCGGCTATTTCGTTATTAGACAAAGAAACGCGCGAGCATTTTTTACTTAACAGCAAAAAAGTGGGTAGTAAAATGAAATATGTTGTGCAACACCCGAACGAAGTCGTACAATCGGTGAAGGCGAATATGGAAAATGTGCGAAATACAGTTGATGATGTTTCGCGCGATTTAGATTTTTTACGCGATAAAATGAATGAGTTAAGAGAAACGACACCAAAAATATTAGACATTGTGTCGGAAACGAAAGAAGTTGTCGGAAAGCATATAGATAAGGATAAAAAAGAGTTGTAA
- a CDS encoding DUF1128 domain-containing protein, translated as MNLTVKSVENVEYMIEQIKEKLKVLNLGAIKPSHFDDEMYEELKEIYDLVMKKPSFSPNEMQALVEELGSLRKNK; from the coding sequence ATGAACTTAACGGTAAAATCTGTAGAAAACGTAGAATATATGATCGAGCAAATAAAAGAAAAATTAAAAGTGCTTAACCTTGGCGCAATCAAACCATCTCACTTCGACGACGAAATGTATGAAGAATTAAAAGAAATTTACGACCTAGTCATGAAAAAACCATCCTTCAGCCCAAACGAAATGCAAGCTTTAGTAGAAGAATTAGGCAGCTTACGCAAAAACAAATAA
- a CDS encoding DUF3231 family protein, whose translation MGGKGKQIRLTAGEIGQLWLQYLNDSSSICVLTYFLEKAEDVEIKSVIEFALSLSSSHIQKITAILTEEKNVIPKGFSIEEDVDLTAPRLYSDSFALNYINQMSKVGLTTYAGSVGASVRSDIKSYYMDCLTETMQLNSRSTELLLSKGLFIRSPSLSNLEKVEFVKKQWFMLDVFGEKRPLIAAEVDNLFANLQRNALGVATLIGFSQVAKEKDVKQFFLKGLEVGNKHVKLFRGKLEESKLPAPMGWDSEITNSTAHTFSDKLMMFFTSGLISLSVGYYGTAVSQSPRGDLSSMYNRLSLEVQMYAEDGANIMIKNRWLEQPPMASDRDELIREKN comes from the coding sequence ATGGGAGGAAAAGGAAAACAGATTAGGCTAACAGCTGGTGAGATTGGTCAACTTTGGCTTCAATACTTAAATGATAGCTCAAGCATATGTGTTCTTACATACTTTTTAGAAAAAGCTGAGGATGTTGAAATTAAGTCTGTAATTGAATTTGCTTTAAGTTTATCAAGTTCACATATTCAAAAGATCACAGCAATACTAACAGAGGAAAAAAATGTAATTCCAAAGGGATTTAGTATTGAAGAGGATGTTGATTTAACTGCTCCTAGACTATATTCCGACAGTTTTGCACTAAATTATATAAACCAAATGTCCAAGGTTGGACTTACAACGTATGCTGGTAGTGTTGGAGCTTCTGTTAGAAGTGATATTAAATCCTATTATATGGACTGCCTTACAGAAACAATGCAACTAAATAGTAGGTCAACTGAATTATTACTGTCTAAAGGATTGTTTATCAGGTCTCCGAGCCTTTCTAATTTAGAGAAGGTTGAATTTGTAAAAAAGCAATGGTTTATGTTAGATGTTTTCGGAGAAAAAAGACCATTAATTGCTGCCGAAGTCGATAATTTATTTGCGAATCTGCAAAGAAATGCCTTGGGAGTAGCTACACTTATTGGATTCAGTCAAGTTGCAAAGGAAAAGGATGTAAAACAGTTCTTCTTAAAGGGTTTAGAAGTTGGGAATAAACATGTTAAATTATTTAGAGGTAAGCTAGAGGAAAGTAAACTTCCTGCACCTATGGGGTGGGATTCAGAAATAACAAATAGTACGGCCCATACTTTTTCTGATAAATTGATGATGTTTTTCACAAGTGGTTTGATTTCTTTGAGCGTTGGCTATTACGGTACAGCTGTTAGTCAAAGTCCTAGAGGAGATCTTAGTTCAATGTATAACAGGCTATCATTAGAAGTTCAAATGTATGCTGAAGATGGAGCTAATATAATGATTAAAAATCGATGGTTGGAACAGCCTCCAATGGCATCCGATCGAGATGAATTAATAAGGGAAAAGAATTAA
- a CDS encoding metal-dependent hydrolase translates to MDTITHTLFGATIYGGIDKRNDDKKTKRALFVTAIAASQIPDIDVISSLWDTEGMYQMWHRGITHSLFMVPVWALLFFLLSMIYLKQRDIRFFYVSLIAVFVHNTSDLFNAWGTGYLEPFSATRVTFGTIPIVDFVFWLIMGVGFFSRKYWKGHRHQLYRLVGVLIVAHVAIQSAQGYALYKKYEAEYDQLALSASFIPWHYSIIGKQGDTVTIKDVALFTEPKVQYTIQSAEEADLDKLFSEVPEAKTLYEWSPFIVIVDDDTQLGIYDPRFYRNGQSFLFEYIEKQ, encoded by the coding sequence ATGGACACGATTACACATACCCTCTTTGGAGCAACTATCTATGGAGGAATTGATAAGCGAAACGACGATAAAAAAACAAAACGCGCTCTGTTCGTAACAGCTATTGCCGCAAGTCAAATTCCTGATATAGATGTTATTTCAAGTCTTTGGGACACGGAGGGCATGTACCAAATGTGGCATAGAGGAATAACGCATTCTTTATTTATGGTTCCTGTTTGGGCATTGCTCTTTTTTCTTTTGAGCATGATCTATTTAAAGCAAAGAGATATTCGGTTTTTTTATGTTTCACTGATCGCCGTATTTGTTCACAATACGAGTGACTTGTTTAATGCATGGGGCACAGGATACTTAGAACCCTTCTCTGCGACCCGTGTTACGTTCGGAACAATTCCAATCGTTGATTTCGTATTTTGGCTTATCATGGGGGTTGGTTTTTTCTCACGTAAGTACTGGAAGGGTCACCGCCACCAGTTATACCGTTTAGTAGGAGTGTTAATTGTTGCGCATGTCGCTATTCAGAGTGCACAAGGATATGCTTTGTATAAAAAATATGAAGCAGAATACGATCAACTAGCTTTATCTGCGAGCTTTATTCCGTGGCATTACTCGATTATCGGGAAGCAAGGTGATACGGTAACGATTAAAGATGTTGCTTTGTTTACAGAACCAAAAGTGCAATACACAATACAATCTGCAGAGGAAGCCGATTTAGACAAACTATTCTCTGAAGTCCCTGAAGCAAAAACGCTATACGAATGGTCACCATTTATCGTTATCGTAGACGACGACACCCAACTAGGCATCTACGACCCAAGATTCTACCGAAACGGCCAATCGTTTTTGTTTGAATATATTGAGAAGCAGTGA
- a CDS encoding DUF4397 domain-containing protein, with product MKKYIFSFIMLVTLIVATATPYIANAEATDGDSMVRIFHASPDAPEVDVYVDGKPVVEGAGFKDMTDYIMLHEGNYTVDVYKAGTQEEILVDQAVAIEANKAYNIAVINKLENIEMNVVENSIDVPLNKTMVRVGHLSPDAQAVDVRMVGGDSIFQDLTFGEVTSYVTLDPGTYNLEVVTTGGTAVLDLSDTALAANQIYTVYAVNVADMVEAMVVTDYTMVPGMMPSTGLGGSAHSMPSVPPLFIGLLGMIVWSFITLFKKIKSA from the coding sequence ATGAAAAAGTATATTTTTTCATTCATTATGCTCGTTACACTTATTGTCGCGACCGCTACTCCGTACATAGCAAATGCAGAAGCAACAGATGGCGATTCAATGGTTCGTATTTTCCACGCCTCACCCGATGCTCCTGAAGTGGATGTTTACGTTGATGGCAAGCCTGTTGTAGAAGGTGCAGGTTTTAAAGACATGACGGACTACATCATGTTACATGAAGGTAACTACACAGTGGATGTGTATAAAGCAGGTACTCAAGAAGAAATACTAGTAGACCAAGCAGTTGCTATTGAAGCGAACAAAGCGTATAACATTGCTGTTATTAATAAGTTGGAAAACATTGAAATGAACGTTGTAGAAAACTCAATAGATGTTCCACTTAATAAAACGATGGTTCGCGTTGGACATCTTTCCCCCGATGCGCAAGCAGTTGATGTAAGAATGGTTGGTGGAGATTCCATTTTTCAAGACTTAACGTTCGGTGAAGTGACTTCTTATGTAACACTTGATCCAGGAACATACAATTTAGAAGTGGTAACAACAGGAGGAACAGCAGTATTAGACTTATCTGATACAGCTTTAGCTGCCAATCAAATTTACACTGTATATGCTGTGAATGTAGCAGATATGGTGGAAGCGATGGTAGTAACAGACTACACGATGGTCCCTGGCATGATGCCTTCTACAGGCCTTGGAGGTTCCGCTCATAGCATGCCATCTGTGCCACCGTTATTTATTGGGTTACTAGGCATGATTGTATGGTCGTTCATTACATTATTTAAAAAGATTAAAAGTGCGTAA
- a CDS encoding class F sortase, with protein MRNLVLVVCAICSLSYFLPTLAVASNLKAKPVKIQIPKLQVETSIYAAPLSKEGKMEITDNADEVAWFSNGISPGMPGSAVIAGHVDNYTGPAIFFYLKRLKQGDSIFITDEFGDRLEFIVEKVEKYPYDQAPIQLIFGPSTRRKLNLITCTGKYDRKTNVHAERLVVYSEMKVSEGN; from the coding sequence GTGCGTAATCTAGTCCTTGTTGTTTGTGCTATTTGTTCGTTATCTTATTTTCTTCCTACACTAGCAGTTGCATCTAACTTGAAAGCTAAACCAGTAAAAATTCAAATTCCAAAATTACAGGTGGAAACTTCTATCTATGCAGCTCCTTTGTCAAAGGAAGGAAAGATGGAAATAACGGACAATGCAGATGAGGTTGCCTGGTTTTCTAATGGCATTTCCCCTGGGATGCCAGGTAGCGCTGTTATTGCTGGTCATGTGGATAACTACACAGGGCCAGCAATCTTTTTCTATTTAAAACGACTAAAGCAAGGGGATTCCATTTTTATCACGGACGAGTTTGGTGATCGGTTAGAGTTTATTGTCGAGAAGGTAGAAAAATATCCATATGACCAAGCTCCCATCCAGCTAATCTTTGGCCCATCAACTAGGAGAAAGCTGAATTTAATTACATGTACGGGTAAGTATGACCGGAAGACGAATGTTCATGCGGAACGACTTGTTGTTTATAGTGAAATGAAAGTATCTGAGGGGAACTGA
- a CDS encoding S1C family serine protease, translated as MGYYDDHMMNRAEHKKKGSMKKVFFASVLGGMVGALAVVAMLPILLDWGAYIKPNQETTQQSIETSTVIPTDQVDYKKIQTNITDAVELTSEAVVGVVNIQQGGASIFDARPQGQTEAGTGSGVVYKKEAGKAYIVTNQHVIENASRVEVSLSDGTRLEAEVLGHDRLTDLAVLVVDGEKVRTVAKLGNSDAITLGEPVIAIGNPLGLEFFGSVTQGIISGTERMIPVAYDRNGNPQWEADVIQTDAAINPGNSGGALINLRGEVIGINSMKISQSRVEGIGFAIPVNAAKPIIEDLEMHSEVRRPYMGIELASLSEVSLQHQRGTLKLSEDVTGGIVVIATEPSSPADNAGLTRYDVIVKLDGKEVKNTLELRKYLYNEKKIGDTMKVTFYRNGEIRETEITLVKQML; from the coding sequence ATGGGGTATTACGATGATCATATGATGAATCGAGCGGAGCATAAGAAAAAAGGCTCGATGAAAAAGGTATTCTTTGCATCTGTGTTAGGTGGAATGGTTGGTGCATTGGCTGTTGTTGCGATGTTGCCTATCTTGCTAGATTGGGGGGCTTATATTAAGCCAAATCAAGAAACGACTCAACAAAGCATAGAGACATCAACTGTTATCCCGACTGACCAAGTCGACTATAAAAAAATTCAAACAAACATCACAGACGCTGTTGAACTGACGTCAGAAGCAGTAGTTGGGGTTGTGAACATACAGCAAGGGGGAGCGAGTATTTTTGATGCTCGTCCTCAAGGTCAAACAGAAGCTGGAACTGGTTCTGGAGTTGTTTACAAAAAAGAAGCAGGAAAAGCATACATTGTGACGAATCAACATGTTATAGAAAATGCTTCGCGTGTGGAAGTGAGCTTGTCAGATGGAACAAGGCTAGAGGCGGAAGTTTTAGGGCATGACCGCCTAACAGATTTAGCTGTCTTAGTAGTAGATGGCGAGAAAGTTAGAACAGTCGCAAAGCTTGGTAATTCGGATGCTATCACACTCGGTGAGCCAGTTATCGCCATTGGCAATCCATTAGGGTTAGAGTTTTTTGGTTCTGTAACACAAGGTATTATTAGTGGTACGGAGCGAATGATACCTGTTGCTTATGACAGAAATGGAAATCCGCAATGGGAAGCAGATGTAATACAAACAGATGCGGCAATTAACCCGGGTAATAGTGGCGGAGCCTTAATCAACTTACGCGGAGAGGTTATTGGTATTAACTCGATGAAAATTTCCCAGTCACGAGTAGAGGGAATTGGATTTGCGATTCCAGTCAATGCAGCGAAACCGATTATTGAAGATTTGGAAATGCATTCTGAAGTAAGAAGACCATATATGGGAATAGAATTAGCTTCCTTATCAGAAGTGTCGTTACAACATCAGCGAGGCACGTTAAAGCTTTCAGAAGATGTTACGGGAGGAATTGTTGTTATTGCTACTGAACCTTCGTCACCGGCAGATAATGCAGGTTTAACGCGATATGATGTTATCGTAAAGCTGGATGGAAAAGAAGTTAAGAATACTTTAGAACTACGAAAATACTTATATAATGAGAAGAAAATTGGCGATACGATGAAAGTTACGTTTTACCGCAATGGAGAAATTCGTGAGACAGAAATTACATTAGTAAAACAAATGCTGTAA
- a CDS encoding HAMP domain-containing sensor histidine kinase: MMKIAKLYGHLPIRWKLAIWSSIVLFVLFVTYNSLQYYVLRTWMLDQEERNIQEKMKEIHAYFSDKPYRIDRTEIINSSRFLERASEMNELIRIFDKDGNLVVAVAAPGVARELIVTPIYNKDLEHFQMNGKHYLVHRTPFITPSFIGYIEIVRDLKNYERLRGLIFLVNVSAGAGAILLSGIGGMLIAKQLLRPIAALTETIRRIKSRGLKERVAHNINNRDEISELTSMFNGMMDDVESSFQKQKQFVEDASHELRTPISILEGHLKLLNRWGKNDPAVLEESLEASQQEVERLKKLVLELLELTRLESDRFEIAEEQIHPTPVIENIIQKMRVVHPEFEFTFANEANIENVQVKMAERHMEQLLIILLDNAIKYSGESKKMDVAIQHLKDSGEVAIEVKDYGIGIPKEEIQHIFDRFYRVDKARSRDKGGHGLGLSIAKRMVNNYSGKIFASSEEGSWTTFTIILKEAKDNF; encoded by the coding sequence ATGATGAAAATTGCCAAGCTATACGGTCACCTTCCGATTCGATGGAAGTTAGCCATTTGGTCATCCATTGTTTTGTTTGTTCTTTTTGTCACATACAACTCTCTTCAATACTACGTGTTGCGTACTTGGATGTTAGATCAAGAAGAGCGAAATATTCAAGAAAAAATGAAAGAAATTCACGCCTACTTTTCAGACAAGCCATACCGCATAGACAGGACAGAAATTATTAATAGCAGCCGGTTTCTAGAACGTGCTAGCGAAATGAATGAATTAATTCGAATCTTTGATAAAGATGGCAATCTAGTTGTTGCGGTTGCAGCACCGGGAGTGGCCAGGGAATTAATTGTTACACCTATTTATAATAAAGACCTGGAACACTTTCAAATGAATGGAAAGCATTACTTAGTTCACCGGACACCTTTTATTACGCCATCTTTTATCGGTTACATCGAAATCGTTCGGGATTTGAAAAATTACGAACGTTTAAGAGGACTTATTTTTCTCGTCAATGTGTCAGCGGGAGCGGGGGCAATTCTCCTAAGCGGTATTGGTGGAATGTTAATTGCCAAGCAACTGTTAAGGCCAATCGCAGCTTTAACGGAAACAATTAGAAGAATAAAGAGTAGAGGTTTGAAAGAACGTGTGGCGCATAATATTAACAATCGGGATGAAATTTCAGAACTAACGAGCATGTTCAACGGAATGATGGATGATGTGGAAAGTTCATTCCAGAAACAAAAACAATTTGTAGAAGATGCTTCGCACGAACTGCGGACGCCAATTTCCATCTTAGAAGGGCACCTAAAACTATTAAACAGGTGGGGAAAAAATGATCCAGCCGTCCTTGAAGAATCACTAGAAGCTTCTCAACAAGAAGTGGAGCGGCTAAAAAAGCTAGTGCTCGAACTGTTAGAGTTAACAAGACTAGAGTCAGACAGATTTGAAATTGCAGAAGAACAAATTCACCCGACTCCTGTCATTGAAAATATTATTCAAAAAATGCGCGTCGTTCATCCAGAGTTTGAGTTTACTTTCGCCAATGAAGCAAACATAGAAAATGTCCAAGTGAAAATGGCAGAGAGACATATGGAGCAACTCTTAATTATTCTTTTAGATAATGCAATAAAATATTCTGGAGAAAGTAAAAAAATGGACGTAGCCATCCAGCACTTAAAAGATAGTGGTGAAGTTGCTATTGAGGTAAAAGATTATGGAATTGGTATACCAAAGGAAGAAATCCAGCATATTTTTGATCGTTTTTACCGTGTAGATAAAGCGCGAAGTCGCGACAAAGGTGGACATGGCCTAGGGCTCTCCATTGCCAAAAGAATGGTAAATAATTATAGTGGCAAAATTTTTGCGTCAAGTGAAGAGGGAAGCTGGACTACGTTTACCATCATTCTAAAAGAAGCGAAAGATAATTTCTAA
- a CDS encoding response regulator transcription factor, with amino-acid sequence MGKVLIIEDEKNLARFIELELQYEGFEVTPCYDGREGLDKALNEDWDVILLDLMLPGLSGMEVCRRVRAAKATPIIMLTARDSVMDKVSGLDSGADDYLSKPFSIEELLARIRALIRRSLPKETSQKEEHSITTYKDIVLDEEARTVHRAGELIELTKREFDLLYMFMTNVNRVLTRELLLDKIWGLGTYAETNVVDVYVRYLRNKIDKPKQDSYIQTVRGTGYVMRQ; translated from the coding sequence ATGGGAAAAGTATTAATCATAGAAGACGAAAAAAACTTAGCTCGGTTCATTGAACTCGAGCTTCAATATGAAGGATTTGAAGTAACCCCATGCTATGACGGGCGAGAGGGATTAGACAAAGCCCTCAACGAAGATTGGGACGTTATCCTCCTAGACTTAATGCTTCCAGGATTAAGCGGCATGGAAGTATGCCGACGTGTAAGAGCTGCTAAAGCAACGCCGATTATCATGTTAACGGCTAGAGATAGTGTCATGGACAAAGTTTCGGGATTAGATAGCGGGGCGGATGATTACTTATCCAAGCCTTTTTCAATAGAAGAATTGCTGGCAAGAATCCGTGCGCTCATCCGACGCTCGTTACCAAAAGAAACAAGCCAAAAAGAAGAACATAGTATCACCACTTACAAAGATATTGTTCTAGACGAAGAAGCGCGCACCGTTCACAGGGCAGGCGAGCTTATCGAATTAACGAAGAGAGAATTCGACTTGCTATATATGTTCATGACAAATGTAAACCGTGTACTAACGAGGGAATTACTGCTAGATAAAATATGGGGGCTTGGCACATACGCAGAAACAAATGTTGTAGATGTGTACGTTCGTTATCTTCGTAACAAAATAGACAAGCCCAAACAAGATAGCTACATTCAGACGGTTCGTGGAACTGGTTACGTGATGAGACAATGA
- a CDS encoding zinc ribbon domain-containing protein: MAKRGCIKCGHTEAKTKEIATTGTGLSKMFDIQHNKFLVVYCTKCGYSELYNKQTSSASNVIDFFFGG; the protein is encoded by the coding sequence ATGGCTAAAAGAGGCTGTATTAAATGTGGGCATACAGAGGCTAAAACGAAAGAGATTGCTACAACTGGGACTGGGCTATCAAAGATGTTCGATATTCAACATAACAAATTTTTAGTAGTGTATTGCACAAAATGCGGATATAGCGAGTTGTATAATAAACAAACTTCCTCTGCATCCAATGTAATTGATTTCTTTTTTGGAGGATAA
- a CDS encoding DnaJ family domain-containing protein has protein sequence MDFSRITDDKIRKAYEDGEFEQLPGYGKKLELEDLSNVPPELRMAYKIMKNAGMAEEEQVRSEIQYIEDLIDKAHDSLEEDRLRVRLNEKLIRFNQLMEKKKQETNSAVFKNYQNKIHDKFLK, from the coding sequence ATGGACTTTTCGAGAATAACCGATGATAAAATTCGTAAAGCATATGAAGATGGCGAATTCGAACAATTACCTGGTTATGGTAAAAAGTTAGAGCTAGAAGACTTATCCAATGTTCCACCCGAACTTAGAATGGCATATAAAATAATGAAAAATGCTGGCATGGCAGAAGAAGAGCAAGTACGAAGTGAAATTCAATATATAGAAGATTTAATTGATAAAGCACATGACTCACTAGAAGAAGATCGATTAAGAGTGAGGTTAAACGAAAAATTGATTCGTTTTAACCAGTTGATGGAGAAAAAGAAGCAAGAAACAAATTCGGCCGTTTTTAAAAATTATCAAAATAAAATACATGATAAGTTTTTGAAGTAA
- a CDS encoding NCS2 family permease: protein MLQWSKGYFDLPGHETTLKREMTAGLISFFTIVYIIAVNATILAEAGIPMEAAIIGTIVTCVIGCLLMGFWANAPIILVPGMGINAMFTYTLVHSMGLSWQEALGVVVVSGVIVTIVSFTRLSQMLLEAIPTSLKHGITVGLGLFLTLIGLEKGGLIMKGDNSLLMLGDVTSPMVITTILSIIIAVFLFMRNVPANFLISIVASTVIASLLGVVSFQEMGGGALPLESYVSLFGAVSFAKIGELAFLVAVFSLTMVLLFENIGLINGHLNMTKRPEKFKRSFQANGISILTSGITGSSPTVSTVESAAGIAAGGRTGITAIVTGSLFVLSIFAIPFIKIIPGSAIAPILIIIGVLMLQSVKQIDFQDLSEGFPAFLIIVMIPFSYSIADGIAFGFIAYPLVKLALGKAKEVSAPLYVIAGLFFLTFLTNVH from the coding sequence ATGCTTCAATGGTCGAAAGGTTATTTTGATTTACCAGGTCATGAAACAACTCTGAAAAGAGAAATGACAGCTGGTCTAATTTCTTTCTTTACCATTGTGTACATTATTGCTGTTAATGCAACGATTCTTGCAGAAGCAGGTATTCCAATGGAAGCAGCGATTATCGGAACGATCGTTACTTGTGTGATTGGTTGTTTGCTCATGGGTTTTTGGGCGAATGCACCAATTATTCTCGTACCAGGTATGGGGATTAATGCGATGTTCACGTATACACTTGTTCATTCCATGGGTCTGTCTTGGCAAGAAGCATTGGGCGTTGTCGTAGTATCTGGGGTTATTGTAACGATTGTTTCCTTCACACGACTTTCTCAGATGCTGCTAGAAGCAATACCTACCTCGTTAAAACACGGAATTACGGTTGGATTAGGGTTATTTTTAACATTAATCGGTCTTGAAAAAGGCGGCTTAATCATGAAAGGCGACAATTCCCTTCTCATGTTAGGCGATGTTACTAGCCCGATGGTGATAACGACAATCCTATCGATTATCATTGCTGTGTTTTTGTTTATGCGAAATGTGCCAGCTAATTTTTTAATTAGTATAGTGGCTAGTACGGTGATCGCAAGCTTGTTAGGTGTCGTAAGTTTTCAAGAAATGGGCGGCGGCGCTCTACCACTTGAAAGCTATGTTTCCTTATTTGGTGCCGTTTCATTTGCAAAGATTGGAGAGCTAGCTTTTCTAGTAGCAGTCTTTTCTTTAACGATGGTGTTGTTATTCGAGAACATCGGATTAATAAACGGTCACTTAAATATGACGAAACGTCCAGAAAAGTTTAAACGTTCTTTCCAAGCTAACGGTATTTCTATTTTAACGAGTGGAATTACGGGAAGTAGTCCAACTGTTTCGACAGTGGAAAGTGCTGCGGGTATTGCAGCCGGAGGAAGAACGGGTATAACAGCAATTGTCACAGGAAGTTTATTTGTACTTTCTATTTTCGCGATTCCTTTTATAAAAATTATTCCAGGAAGCGCCATTGCACCTATTCTTATTATTATTGGTGTATTAATGCTACAAAGTGTGAAACAAATAGATTTTCAAGATCTTTCCGAAGGGTTTCCAGCGTTTTTAATTATCGTGATGATACCTTTTTCTTATAGCATAGCAGATGGAATTGCATTCGGATTTATTGCGTATCCATTAGTGAAGCTTGCTTTAGGAAAAGCGAAAGAAGTATCGGCGCCACTTTATGTGATTGCGGGTCTCTTCTTCTTAACTTTTTTAACAAATGTACATTAA
- a CDS encoding NUDIX domain-containing protein — translation MQEKKDVTMYPATAVIIFDEQKRILFRKRKEFGLWGLPTGYPLPGETIEEAAIKGVRNETGLKVELKKIIGVYSDPYSQTFEYPNGEFVQFVTTYFLGEVVDGHARPSQKEVSHVQFFGPHELPTDLMPLPPRWLVDAFANEDAAFIR, via the coding sequence ATGCAGGAAAAGAAAGACGTAACAATGTACCCAGCAACTGCCGTAATCATTTTTGATGAGCAAAAAAGGATTCTTTTTCGAAAAAGGAAAGAGTTTGGATTATGGGGATTGCCAACTGGCTATCCTTTACCTGGTGAAACAATTGAAGAAGCTGCCATAAAAGGTGTTAGAAACGAAACAGGTCTAAAAGTGGAGCTGAAAAAAATAATCGGTGTCTATTCGGATCCATATTCTCAAACATTCGAATATCCGAACGGTGAATTTGTTCAATTTGTCACCACTTATTTTTTAGGAGAAGTTGTGGATGGACATGCACGCCCTTCCCAAAAAGAAGTATCTCATGTACAGTTTTTCGGGCCGCATGAGCTACCAACAGATTTAATGCCATTACCCCCACGCTGGTTAGTTGACGCATTCGCAAACGAGGATGCCGCGTTCATAAGATGA